From Skermanella sp. TT6, a single genomic window includes:
- a CDS encoding TIGR02444 family protein → MATDGGGDPAADPAGDLWRFALALYGRPGVSDRCLMLQDRHGCDVTVLLFAAWAGAARGIGLSAQDLAAARTAVEAWHEEVVRPLRAVRRRLKHGPPPAPSGRTGELRAGIQAIEIEAERIELEVLAGRLPAAAASGQPSPELVLANLQLVVPDLEEEGREALRAIAGTAYSIGSAIEL, encoded by the coding sequence TTGGCGACTGACGGCGGCGGGGACCCGGCGGCGGACCCCGCCGGTGACCTGTGGCGGTTCGCCCTGGCGCTCTACGGCCGGCCGGGCGTGTCGGACCGGTGCCTGATGCTCCAGGACCGGCACGGGTGCGACGTGACGGTGCTGCTGTTCGCCGCCTGGGCCGGGGCCGCGCGCGGCATCGGCCTGTCGGCCCAGGACCTGGCCGCGGCCCGGACGGCGGTCGAGGCCTGGCACGAGGAGGTGGTCCGGCCGCTGCGCGCGGTCAGGCGCCGGCTCAAGCATGGTCCCCCGCCCGCGCCGAGCGGCCGGACCGGCGAATTGCGCGCCGGGATCCAGGCGATCGAGATCGAGGCCGAACGGATCGAACTGGAGGTGCTGGCCGGCCGCCTTCCCGCTGCCGCGGCGTCGGGGCAGCCCTCGCCGGAACTGGTGCTCGCCAATCTGCAACTCGTGGTTCCGGACCTGGAGGAAGAAGGCCGGGAAGCGCTCCGCGCCATCGCCGGAACGGCATATTCGATCGGGAGCGCCATCGAACTTTAG
- a CDS encoding DUF2189 domain-containing protein → MTYAHNNSNGSHAGSSRASAVPHIRSVSLDRPWAWLSAGWEDFSRAPMVSLSYGIGLVAISYMLVLGLTSVGLFYLVLPLVAGFMLVGPIVAVGLYEVSRLHGEGRPAGLMDAFGAYGRNAGQIAGIGLALMLMLLFWVRVALLVFALFFSYQPPTLEGFVNTVFFTEQGILFLIVGSAIGGVIASAVFAVTALSIPMLLDRDTDLFTAITTSITGVMKNWKTMAGWAGLIVLFTAAGLATAFIGLALALPLIAHASWHAYKDIVGD, encoded by the coding sequence ATGACTTACGCTCATAACAATTCGAACGGCTCGCATGCCGGATCGTCTCGCGCATCCGCGGTTCCGCACATCCGCTCCGTCAGCCTGGACCGCCCCTGGGCATGGCTTTCCGCGGGATGGGAGGACTTCAGCCGCGCCCCCATGGTCAGCCTGAGCTACGGAATCGGCTTGGTGGCCATCAGCTACATGCTCGTCCTCGGACTCACTTCGGTCGGCCTCTTCTACCTCGTATTGCCGCTGGTCGCCGGCTTCATGCTGGTGGGACCGATCGTCGCGGTCGGCCTCTACGAGGTGAGCCGGCTGCACGGCGAGGGTCGGCCCGCCGGGCTGATGGACGCTTTCGGCGCCTATGGCCGCAATGCCGGCCAGATCGCCGGCATCGGGCTGGCCCTGATGCTGATGCTGCTGTTCTGGGTGCGGGTTGCGCTGCTGGTGTTCGCGCTGTTCTTCAGCTACCAGCCGCCGACCCTCGAAGGCTTCGTCAACACCGTCTTCTTCACCGAACAGGGCATCCTCTTCCTGATCGTCGGCTCAGCCATCGGCGGCGTGATCGCCTCGGCCGTGTTCGCGGTCACGGCGCTCTCGATCCCGATGCTGCTGGACCGCGACACCGACCTGTTCACCGCGATCACCACCAGCATCACCGGGGTGATGAAGAACTGGAAGACCATGGCCGGCTGGGCCGGGCTGATCGTCCTGTTCACCGCGGCCGGGCTCGCCACCGCGTTCATCGGCCTCGCCCTGGCGCTGCCGCTGATCGCCCACGCCAGCTGGCACGCCTACAAGGACATCGTCGGCGACTGA
- a CDS encoding AsmA family protein, whose translation MKKLLIGFLAVLLLVVGAVLVIPSLIDWNSYKVDIAERISAATGRAVTLDGDIDLALLPRPTLSVAGARLAGLPGAAEPDMARLRKLDVRVAFMPLLSGRIQVQSIALIEPVIALEVMRDGRRNWDFTPAGNAALSSNHLAEAVQLDKVTIENGTVIYRDASAAIHERVESVDAQIVAGSLVGPFQLQGSVLARGVPLAVELTAGRMGEGGALPVRVALRQPDAAGTLRFAGIVITGAEARVQGDLRAEGPDLRPATAAVLKAVGEPPTVELPGVLRQPFAFRTAVNASTRLVELNGIELQVGDTRGTGALKYLPAGAPSPGAIQGTAPGPATGAAAGPAQGELALTFNRFDLDSWAALGGDGVPAFRLPAGLAGKLTLNIDALNYRGNIVRQARLDAGLENGSMTLRRLSALLPGGADVAVTGTLTAERGLPVADVSVDANADNLRALLEWLGYSVDRVPADRLRKFSMTSRLTGRPGNFQFAGLDLRVDTSRMTGGVAYVDRGRPGFGARLEIDRLNLDAYAPDLTGVTDTGEIHVRPEGVARPDLAGWLEGFDANLNAEIGTLTVAGIPVQQAGFDGTLSNGALSVRQFRAADAAGVSGTVQGGIRKLKPLDDIDLSIDLKAGSLVPLNRAFPASWPAALPPADRLGEAALKGRVAGDPERLALDLTFAGGGGSVQAGGSLSQIATAPNYDIKVRATHPDAARLMQLFAPDWRPAGTLGAFDVYAEMAGSDSALSLSAIQGTAGPVSVQGEATIDLAGERAAIDARLQTGEIVIDQFLQASSRALVVPSLIQPALAAEGTLWSEAPISLDWLRAIDGKLALTSRAIVHGDRRLADPAVRARLEGGTLTVEQLDGGAFGGRIGLSGSLTAAPGAPPRVTARLAVVDADLARLRTGPAGVDLAEGVLNLDLDIDTVGTSPAALVAALGGTGRIVVREGTLSGMDLEGALAAVTGADKPKQALDQVARAMAGGESPFDRLAGTLTIDRGVVRSDDLAMTAPNADITGGGSASLTDWSLDLGLGVKLLADPELPAFGLTLAGPLDRPRRTLETGELAEVLESRAAESSRRKAADARPLPPGAVVVPVEPAPAR comes from the coding sequence GTGAAGAAGCTTCTCATCGGATTCCTGGCCGTTCTGCTGCTGGTCGTCGGCGCCGTCCTCGTCATTCCCAGCCTTATCGACTGGAACAGCTACAAGGTGGACATCGCCGAGAGGATCAGCGCCGCCACCGGCCGCGCGGTCACCCTGGACGGCGATATCGACCTCGCCCTGCTGCCCCGGCCGACCTTGTCGGTGGCCGGCGCGCGGCTCGCCGGCCTGCCCGGCGCGGCGGAGCCGGACATGGCGCGGCTGCGCAAGCTGGATGTCCGAGTCGCCTTCATGCCGCTGCTGAGCGGACGCATCCAGGTGCAGAGCATCGCGCTGATCGAACCCGTCATAGCGCTCGAGGTCATGCGCGACGGCCGCCGCAACTGGGACTTCACCCCGGCCGGCAATGCTGCGCTGTCGTCGAACCACCTCGCCGAGGCGGTGCAGCTCGACAAGGTCACGATCGAGAACGGCACCGTCATCTATCGCGACGCGAGCGCCGCCATCCATGAGCGCGTCGAGTCGGTCGACGCCCAGATCGTCGCCGGAAGCCTCGTCGGCCCGTTCCAGCTCCAGGGCTCGGTTCTGGCACGCGGCGTCCCGCTCGCGGTCGAGCTGACCGCGGGCAGGATGGGGGAGGGCGGCGCACTGCCCGTCCGAGTCGCCCTCCGCCAGCCGGACGCGGCCGGCACCCTGCGGTTCGCCGGCATCGTCATCACCGGCGCGGAGGCGCGGGTCCAGGGCGACCTCCGGGCGGAGGGGCCGGACCTGCGGCCGGCCACCGCGGCGGTGCTGAAGGCCGTCGGGGAGCCGCCGACGGTCGAGCTCCCGGGAGTGCTGCGCCAGCCCTTCGCCTTCCGCACCGCGGTCAACGCCTCGACGCGGCTGGTGGAGCTGAACGGGATCGAACTCCAGGTCGGCGACACCCGCGGCACCGGCGCGCTCAAGTACCTGCCCGCCGGCGCGCCCTCCCCGGGGGCCATCCAGGGGACGGCGCCAGGGCCGGCGACCGGAGCCGCAGCCGGGCCGGCGCAGGGCGAGCTGGCGCTGACCTTCAACCGGTTCGACCTGGACAGCTGGGCGGCCCTGGGGGGCGACGGCGTGCCGGCCTTCCGGCTGCCCGCCGGCCTGGCGGGCAAGCTGACGCTCAACATCGACGCGCTCAATTACCGGGGCAACATCGTCCGGCAGGCCCGACTGGATGCCGGCCTGGAGAACGGCTCCATGACGCTGCGCCGGCTTTCCGCCCTGCTGCCGGGCGGCGCCGACGTCGCGGTCACGGGCACGCTGACGGCGGAACGCGGGTTGCCCGTGGCGGACGTCTCGGTCGATGCCAACGCCGACAATCTCAGGGCGCTGCTGGAGTGGCTGGGGTACTCGGTGGATCGCGTCCCGGCCGACCGGCTGCGCAAATTCTCCATGACCAGCCGCCTGACCGGGCGGCCCGGCAATTTCCAGTTCGCCGGGCTGGACCTCAGGGTCGATACCTCCCGGATGACCGGCGGCGTCGCCTATGTGGATCGCGGGCGTCCCGGCTTCGGCGCCCGGCTGGAGATCGACCGCCTCAACCTGGACGCCTACGCGCCGGATCTCACCGGGGTGACCGACACCGGGGAGATCCATGTCCGGCCGGAAGGGGTCGCCCGGCCCGATCTCGCCGGGTGGCTGGAGGGCTTCGACGCCAACCTGAACGCCGAGATCGGCACCCTGACCGTCGCCGGCATCCCGGTGCAGCAGGCCGGCTTCGACGGCACCCTGTCCAACGGGGCGCTGTCGGTCCGGCAGTTCCGCGCGGCCGATGCCGCCGGCGTGTCCGGCACGGTCCAGGGCGGCATCAGGAAGCTGAAGCCGCTCGACGACATCGACCTTTCGATCGACCTGAAGGCCGGCTCCCTGGTTCCGCTCAACCGCGCCTTCCCGGCGTCCTGGCCGGCGGCGCTGCCGCCCGCCGACCGCCTGGGCGAGGCGGCCCTGAAGGGCAGGGTGGCGGGCGACCCGGAGCGTCTGGCGCTCGACCTGACCTTCGCGGGCGGCGGCGGGTCCGTCCAGGCGGGCGGCAGCCTCAGCCAGATCGCGACCGCGCCCAACTACGACATCAAGGTCCGGGCCACCCATCCGGACGCCGCCCGTCTGATGCAGCTGTTCGCCCCGGACTGGCGCCCGGCCGGAACTCTCGGCGCATTCGACGTCTATGCGGAGATGGCGGGCTCCGACTCGGCGCTCTCGCTCTCGGCGATCCAGGGGACGGCCGGGCCGGTCAGCGTCCAGGGCGAAGCCACGATCGACCTCGCGGGCGAGCGCGCCGCCATCGACGCCCGTCTTCAGACCGGCGAGATCGTGATCGACCAGTTTCTCCAGGCATCCTCGCGGGCCCTGGTGGTTCCCTCGCTGATCCAGCCCGCCCTGGCGGCGGAAGGGACCCTGTGGTCCGAGGCCCCGATCTCCCTCGACTGGCTGCGGGCCATCGACGGCAAGCTCGCGCTGACCTCCCGCGCGATCGTCCATGGCGACCGGCGTCTGGCGGACCCCGCCGTCCGCGCCCGGCTGGAGGGCGGTACCCTCACCGTCGAACAGCTCGACGGCGGCGCTTTCGGGGGGCGGATCGGCCTGTCCGGCAGCCTGACGGCGGCACCCGGCGCACCGCCACGGGTCACGGCACGGCTGGCGGTCGTGGATGCCGACCTGGCCCGGCTCCGTACCGGACCGGCCGGGGTCGACCTTGCGGAAGGCGTCCTCAACCTCGACCTGGATATCGACACCGTCGGGACCAGCCCCGCGGCCCTGGTCGCCGCCCTGGGCGGCACCGGCAGAATCGTGGTGCGGGAAGGCACCCTCTCGGGAATGGACCTGGAAGGCGCCCTGGCTGCGGTGACCGGCGCCGACAAGCCGAAGCAGGCGCTCGACCAGGTCGCCAGGGCCATGGCCGGCGGGGAAAGCCCGTTCGACCGGCTTGCCGGAACCCTGACGATCGACCGGGGCGTGGTCCGATCGGACGATCTCGCCATGACCGCGCCGAACGCCGACATCACCGGCGGCGGCTCGGCCAGCCTGACCGACTGGTCGCTCGACCTGGGCCTCGGCGTCAAGCTGCTCGCCGATCCCGAGCTGCCGGCCTTCGGCCTCACGCTCGCCGGTCCCCTGGACCGCCCGCGCCGTACGCTGGAGACCGGGGAACTGGCCGAAGTCCTGGAGAGCCGGGCCGCGGAGTCGAGCCGGCGCAAGGCGGCCGATGCCCGCCCGCTGCCGCCCGGCGCCGTGGTCGTCCCGGTGGAGCCGGCACCCGCCCGCTGA
- a CDS encoding ATP-dependent 6-phosphofructokinase, producing the protein MKGEKRIGILTSGGDCAGLNAVIRAVVHRATLTYGWQVIGIKEGTMGLLSRPVQYEVLDLDMVGSSMMRQGGTILGTTNRGNPFAFPMSDGTVKDRSAEIAGGYREMGLDALIGIGGDGSFAILRKLAQQCGMNLVGVPKTIDNDLGLTEVSVGYDTAVAVATEALDRLQPTAASHARVMVLEVMGRDAGHIALAAGIAGGADVILIPEIPFQMDRIADKIRQVRNQGRNFALVVVSEAVKTSEGKEIQKEYQGGEKRFGGIGNYIGEQIAAATGAETRVTVLGHVQRGSMPSPRDRLIASAFGVHAVDLIAEGKFDRMVAWSNREVIDVSIEDAIARYQAVELDGALVKTARGLGICLGD; encoded by the coding sequence ATGAAGGGTGAAAAGCGCATCGGCATCCTGACCAGCGGCGGCGACTGCGCGGGTCTCAACGCGGTGATCCGCGCGGTGGTCCACCGGGCGACGCTGACCTACGGCTGGCAGGTCATCGGGATCAAGGAAGGCACCATGGGCCTGCTGTCCCGGCCGGTCCAGTACGAGGTGCTCGACCTGGACATGGTCGGAAGCTCCATGATGCGTCAGGGCGGGACGATCCTGGGCACGACCAACCGGGGAAACCCGTTCGCCTTTCCCATGTCCGACGGGACCGTGAAGGACCGCAGCGCCGAGATCGCCGGCGGCTACCGGGAGATGGGCCTGGACGCGCTGATCGGCATCGGCGGCGACGGCAGCTTCGCGATCCTGCGGAAGCTGGCCCAGCAGTGCGGCATGAACCTGGTCGGCGTGCCCAAGACGATCGACAACGACCTCGGCCTGACGGAGGTGTCGGTCGGCTACGACACCGCGGTCGCCGTCGCGACCGAGGCGCTGGATCGGCTGCAGCCGACGGCGGCCAGCCACGCCCGCGTCATGGTGCTGGAGGTGATGGGCCGCGACGCGGGCCACATCGCGCTGGCGGCCGGCATCGCCGGCGGAGCCGACGTGATCCTGATCCCGGAGATCCCCTTCCAGATGGACCGCATCGCCGACAAGATCCGGCAGGTCCGCAACCAGGGCCGGAACTTCGCGCTGGTCGTGGTGTCGGAGGCCGTGAAGACCAGCGAGGGCAAGGAGATCCAGAAGGAATACCAGGGCGGCGAGAAGCGCTTCGGCGGCATCGGCAACTATATCGGCGAGCAGATCGCCGCCGCCACGGGCGCCGAGACCCGCGTGACGGTGCTGGGCCACGTCCAGCGCGGCAGCATGCCCAGCCCGCGCGACCGGCTGATCGCCTCGGCCTTCGGCGTCCATGCGGTCGACCTGATCGCCGAGGGCAAGTTCGACCGCATGGTCGCCTGGTCCAACCGCGAGGTGATCGACGTCTCGATCGAGGACGCCATCGCCCGCTACCAGGCGGTCGAGCTGGACGGCGCGCTGGTCAAGACCGCCCGCGGCCTGGGCATATGCCTTGGCGACTGA
- a CDS encoding 5-(carboxyamino)imidazole ribonucleotide synthase produces the protein MTGPMTGGPVRTVAPGGTIGMLGGGQLGRMTALAAARLGYRTHVYSPDRDSPCAQVTAAETVAGYGDHEALARFARSVDVVTLEWENIPVQTVAFLAKFVPVHPGPGVLAIAQDRLLEKDFVNRLGIATAPWRPARCPGQAASAFQEIGTPCVMKSARMGYDGKGQVKLTGDVAPVDAWKSIGGVDAIVEGFVDFALEVSVIVARGQDGAMAAYPAVENRHANHILDETIAPAAVAPEIADEAGRIACRIAEALQFVGVLAVEMFVTRDGAVLVNELAPRPHNSGHWTIDACAASQFEQLVRAVCGLPLGSVERTADAVMKNLIGSDADRWPELLAEPGARLHLYGKAEARPGRKMGHVTRLVPFGSAAGT, from the coding sequence ATGACCGGCCCCATGACGGGAGGTCCCGTGCGGACCGTCGCCCCCGGCGGCACCATCGGCATGCTGGGCGGCGGGCAGCTCGGCCGGATGACGGCGCTTGCGGCGGCCCGGCTGGGCTACAGGACGCATGTCTACTCGCCCGACCGGGACAGCCCGTGCGCCCAGGTCACGGCGGCGGAGACCGTGGCCGGCTACGGCGACCACGAGGCGCTGGCCCGGTTCGCCCGCTCGGTCGACGTGGTCACTCTGGAGTGGGAGAACATCCCGGTCCAGACCGTCGCCTTCCTCGCCAAGTTCGTCCCGGTCCATCCCGGCCCCGGCGTGCTCGCCATCGCCCAGGACCGCCTGCTGGAGAAGGACTTCGTCAACCGCCTCGGCATCGCCACGGCGCCCTGGCGGCCGGCCCGGTGCCCCGGCCAGGCAGCCTCCGCCTTCCAGGAGATCGGGACGCCCTGCGTGATGAAGTCGGCCCGCATGGGCTACGACGGCAAGGGCCAGGTCAAGCTGACCGGCGACGTGGCGCCGGTGGACGCCTGGAAAAGCATCGGCGGCGTGGACGCCATCGTGGAAGGGTTCGTCGATTTCGCGCTGGAGGTCTCGGTGATCGTCGCCCGGGGGCAGGACGGCGCCATGGCGGCCTATCCGGCGGTCGAGAACCGCCACGCCAACCATATCCTGGACGAGACCATCGCACCCGCCGCCGTGGCGCCGGAGATCGCGGACGAAGCAGGGCGGATCGCCTGCCGGATCGCCGAGGCGCTCCAGTTCGTCGGCGTGCTGGCGGTGGAGATGTTCGTCACCCGCGATGGCGCGGTGCTGGTCAACGAACTGGCTCCCCGGCCGCACAATTCCGGCCACTGGACCATCGACGCCTGCGCCGCCAGCCAGTTCGAGCAACTGGTCCGCGCCGTCTGCGGCTTGCCGCTCGGATCGGTCGAGCGCACCGCCGACGCCGTGATGAAGAACCTGATCGGCTCCGACGCGGACCGGTGGCCGGAACTCCTGGCCGAACCCGGCGCCCGGCTTCATCTCTATGGAAAAGCCGAGGCGCGTCCCGGCCGCAAGATGGGCCACGTGACGCGCCTCGTCCCCTTCGGATCCGCGGCCGGAACCTGA
- a CDS encoding YdcH family protein, producing the protein MNEQEILQQKLASLRSEHRDLDDVIARIGEQAPFDQLQIQRLKKRKLLLKDQIARLESRLLPDIIA; encoded by the coding sequence ATGAATGAACAGGAAATTTTGCAGCAGAAGCTGGCGTCGCTTCGCAGCGAGCACCGCGACCTCGACGATGTGATCGCCCGCATCGGCGAGCAGGCTCCCTTCGACCAGCTCCAGATCCAGCGGTTGAAGAAACGCAAGCTGCTGCTCAAGGACCAGATCGCCCGGCTGGAAAGCCGGCTACTGCCCGACATCATCGCCTGA
- a CDS encoding DUF4169 family protein has product MGDVVNLNRFRKAREKSEREAQAAANRAKHGRTREQRAREKDEAARRAKDLEGKKIDDPV; this is encoded by the coding sequence ATGGGAGACGTCGTCAATCTGAACCGCTTCCGCAAGGCGCGGGAGAAGAGCGAACGGGAAGCCCAGGCGGCGGCCAATCGGGCGAAGCACGGCCGCACGCGCGAGCAGCGCGCCCGCGAGAAGGACGAGGCGGCACGGCGGGCCAAGGACCTGGAGGGAAAGAAAATAGACGATCCTGTCTAG
- a CDS encoding HNH endonuclease, which yields MNLHHLVPRTYKGTETVALHRICHAKIHMVLSEKELRDHYHTVERLREHPEIARFIRWVARKPPAFMTRHRAGRR from the coding sequence GTGAACCTCCACCATCTCGTGCCGCGTACCTACAAGGGAACCGAGACGGTGGCCCTGCACAGGATCTGCCACGCCAAGATCCACATGGTGCTGAGCGAGAAGGAACTGCGCGACCACTACCACACGGTCGAACGGCTTCGGGAGCATCCGGAGATCGCCCGCTTCATCCGATGGGTGGCCCGCAAACCGCCGGCCTTCATGACGCGGCATCGGGCCGGGCGCCGCTGA
- a CDS encoding RrF2 family transcriptional regulator, with the protein MLSQKAKYALRALLMLAELPEDDLVMIADIAERENVPRKFLEAILVDLRKRGLLDSRRGKNGGYRLARPAAAISFGEVIRIVDGPLAPLPCASRSSFRPCEDCTDAETCSVRWLMQRVRDATADILDNCSLEDGLKHRRATGTLPGEETAAATA; encoded by the coding sequence ATGCTTTCCCAGAAAGCCAAGTACGCCCTTCGCGCCCTCCTGATGCTGGCGGAGCTGCCGGAGGACGACCTGGTCATGATCGCCGACATCGCCGAACGGGAGAACGTCCCGCGCAAGTTCCTGGAAGCGATCCTGGTGGACCTGCGAAAGCGCGGCCTGCTGGACAGCCGCCGGGGAAAGAACGGCGGCTATCGCCTCGCCCGGCCGGCCGCCGCGATCTCCTTCGGCGAGGTGATCCGGATCGTGGACGGCCCCCTGGCGCCCCTGCCCTGCGCCAGCCGAAGCAGCTTCCGCCCGTGCGAGGACTGCACCGACGCGGAGACCTGCTCGGTCCGCTGGCTGATGCAGCGCGTCCGGGATGCGACGGCGGACATCCTGGACAACTGCTCGCTGGAGGATGGCCTGAAACACCGGCGGGCGACCGGTACCCTGCCGGGCGAGGAGACGGCCGCCGCCACCGCCTGA
- the purE gene encoding 5-(carboxyamino)imidazole ribonucleotide mutase, with amino-acid sequence MGSQSDWPTMKHGADVLDALGVPFEARIVSAHRTPQRLYEYASGARDRGIKVIVAGAGGAAHLPGMAAAMTPLPVFGVPIESHSLKGMDSLLSIVQMPGGIPVGTLAIGKPGAINAALLAAAVLALSDAGIARALDAWRERQTGAVAEVPAEAAP; translated from the coding sequence ATGGGCAGCCAGTCCGACTGGCCGACCATGAAGCACGGCGCCGACGTCCTCGACGCGCTCGGCGTCCCGTTCGAGGCCCGCATCGTCTCGGCCCACCGCACGCCGCAGCGCCTCTACGAATACGCCTCGGGCGCCCGCGACCGCGGCATCAAGGTGATCGTGGCCGGTGCCGGCGGCGCCGCCCATCTGCCCGGCATGGCCGCCGCGATGACCCCGCTGCCGGTGTTCGGCGTGCCGATCGAGAGCCATTCGCTGAAAGGCATGGACAGCCTGCTGTCCATCGTCCAGATGCCCGGCGGCATACCCGTCGGGACGCTGGCGATCGGCAAGCCCGGCGCCATCAACGCGGCCCTGCTGGCCGCCGCCGTCCTGGCCCTGTCCGACGCGGGCATCGCCCGGGCGCTCGACGCCTGGCGGGAGCGGCAGACCGGCGCCGTGGCCGAGGTCCCGGCGGAGGCCGCGCCATGA
- a CDS encoding 3-hydroxybutyrate dehydrogenase, with protein MLKGKTAVVTGSTSGIGLGIAEALAAKGADVMLNGFGDADAIASLTKGIADRFGVKVGYDGADMSKPDQIKGLIDHATAELGKVDILVNNAGIQFTAPVEEFPAERWEAVIAINLSAVFYGAHYALPQMKQRGWGRIINIASAHGLVASVNKSAYVAAKHGVIGLSKVIALENAETGITSNSICPGWVLTPLVQKQIDALAERKGLTGEEAARDLLGEKQPSKRFVTPEQLGELAVFLCSDAAANMTGTSLSMDGGWTAQ; from the coding sequence ATGCTTAAAGGCAAGACCGCCGTCGTCACCGGTTCCACCAGCGGCATCGGCCTCGGCATCGCCGAGGCCCTGGCGGCCAAGGGAGCCGACGTGATGCTGAACGGCTTCGGCGATGCCGACGCCATCGCCTCCCTGACGAAGGGCATCGCCGACCGGTTCGGCGTCAAGGTCGGCTATGACGGCGCCGACATGAGCAAGCCGGACCAGATCAAGGGGCTGATCGACCATGCCACCGCCGAACTCGGCAAGGTCGACATCCTGGTCAACAATGCCGGCATCCAGTTCACCGCCCCGGTGGAGGAGTTTCCCGCCGAGCGCTGGGAGGCCGTCATCGCGATCAACCTGTCCGCGGTCTTCTACGGTGCCCACTACGCCCTGCCGCAGATGAAGCAGCGCGGCTGGGGCCGCATCATCAACATCGCGTCGGCCCACGGTCTGGTCGCCAGCGTCAACAAGTCGGCCTATGTCGCCGCCAAGCACGGCGTCATCGGGCTGAGCAAGGTAATCGCGCTGGAGAACGCGGAGACCGGCATCACCTCCAACTCGATCTGCCCGGGTTGGGTACTGACCCCGCTGGTCCAGAAGCAGATCGACGCCCTGGCCGAGCGCAAGGGCCTGACCGGCGAGGAGGCGGCGCGCGACCTCCTGGGGGAGAAGCAGCCGTCCAAACGGTTCGTGACCCCGGAGCAGCTGGGCGAACTCGCGGTGTTCCTGTGTTCCGACGCCGCCGCCAACATGACGGGCACCTCCCTGTCGATGGACGGCGGGTGGACGGCGCAATAG
- a CDS encoding PAS domain-containing protein — protein MSIAQTVTAQWERFYSEPAIANPVATAGMHDGFSWNLSSFYPGDQRLWCMYELWLGHQRDPDHPPVWSLDIVPELAPWLPDMFEVKFTDAGTRLTRFGSGLVRAFGVDLSGRHLGAALLGPGSERLEADCQKVRATGQVTWSDDELRRRGAAPVTCERLLLPFADAEGRVSRVVGCLFLRGFGLAPGWLGTITRFITVRSTLLD, from the coding sequence ATGTCCATTGCGCAAACCGTCACGGCTCAGTGGGAACGGTTCTACAGCGAACCTGCCATCGCCAACCCTGTGGCGACCGCCGGGATGCACGACGGCTTCTCCTGGAATCTCAGCAGCTTCTATCCGGGCGACCAGCGCCTCTGGTGCATGTACGAGCTATGGCTGGGCCACCAGCGGGACCCTGATCATCCGCCGGTGTGGTCGCTCGACATCGTGCCGGAACTGGCTCCCTGGCTGCCGGACATGTTCGAGGTCAAGTTCACCGATGCCGGGACCCGCCTGACGCGGTTCGGCAGCGGCCTCGTCCGGGCCTTCGGCGTCGACCTGTCCGGCCGCCATCTCGGCGCAGCCCTCCTGGGTCCGGGGAGCGAACGGCTCGAAGCCGACTGCCAGAAGGTCCGTGCGACCGGCCAGGTCACCTGGTCCGACGACGAACTGCGTCGGCGGGGCGCGGCGCCGGTGACCTGCGAACGCCTGCTGCTTCCCTTCGCGGACGCCGAGGGCCGGGTATCGCGGGTGGTCGGCTGCCTGTTCCTGCGAGGCTTCGGCCTCGCTCCCGGCTGGCTCGGCACCATCACCCGCTTTATCACCGTCAGGAGCACCCTGCTGGACTGA